From uncultured Draconibacterium sp.:
TTGTAATAAATACGCCAATTTTATCGGCAGCAATGGATACGGTTACCGAGAGTAAAATGGCGATTGCCATTGCGCGCGAAGGCGGTATTGGTGTAATTCACAAAAATATGGGAATTGAGGAACAGGCTCACCAGGTAACAACTGTAAAACGTGCCGAAAATGGGATGATCTATGATCCGATTACCATTACTCCTGAGAAAAAAGTGAAAGATGCGCTGGATTTTATGGCAAAGTATAAAATCGGTGGTATTCCTGTTGTTGACGGACACGGTCACCTGGTAGGTATTGTAACCAACCGCGACCTCCGTTTTGAATTGAACATGCGCCGCCCGATCTCGGAAGTAATGACCACCGAAAACCTGGTTTCTACCACTGAATCAACTGATTTGCATAAAGCAGCAGAAATACTTCAGCGACATAAAATTGAAAAACTGCCGGTTGTTGATAAGGAAAATAAATTGATCGGGCTGGTTACCTATAAAGATATTACCAAAGCAAAAGATAAGCCACTGGCCTGTAAAGATGAAAAAGGCCGTTTACGCGTTGCTGCCGGTGTTGGTATTGCCGGCGATACAATGGACCGTGTAGACGAGTTGGTTAGAGCACAGGTTGATGCGCTGGTTATCGATACTGCACACGGACATACTAAAGGTGTGATAGAAATGCTGAAACGCGTAAAAGCAAAATACCCTGAAAAAGATGTTGTGGCCGGAAACATTGCCACTGCCGAGGCAGCAAAATTACTGGTTAGTGCCGGTGCCGATGCGGTAAAAGTTGGAATTGGTCCGGGATCGATTTGTACCACCCGAGTTATTGCCGGTGTTGGTGTACCTCAGCTTTCTGCCATTTACAATGTTTCAAAAGCCATTAAAGATTCTGGAGTGCCGGTAATTGGTGATGGCGGTATTCGTTATTCAGGTGATATTGTTAAAGGATTGGCTGCAGGTGCCGACTCGATGATGGCAGGTGGACTGTTTGCAGGTGTTGAGGAATCTCCGGGCGAAACCATCCTTTACCAGGGACGAAAATTTAAAGCATATCGTGGAATGGGATCGGTTGAAGCCATGCAAAAAGGTTCGAAAGACCGCTATTTCCAAGATATGGAAGAAGATATTAAAAAGTTGGTTCCGGAAGGAATTGCTGCACGTGTTCCTTTCAAAGGGTCGTTGTACGAAGTGCTTTACCAGTTGCTTGGTGGCTTGCGTGCAGGAATGGGATATTGCGGAGCTAAAAATATTAAAGTATTGCAAGAAGCTAAATTTACTCGCATTTCAAATGCCGGTGTTCAGGAAAGTCATCCGCACGATGTAAGCATTACCCGTGAAGCACCGAACTACAGCAGCCGCCAATAAGAGCGGCTTGCCTTGTAGCTATTACGATCAAAAAAAAAGCTGTACAAATAGGTGGTTCAAATCTTAAACCCATAGTTTAAAATGAACAGGATTTTTTTTTCGCTGGTTCTTTTTCTTGTATTTACGCTGGGGGCTTTTGCTCAGCAGTCGGACATTATTTTAAAAGTTGGTCATCAGGAAATAAGCAAGGATGAGTTTGAACACATATACCGGAAGAACAACAATAACTTATATTCTGATACAGATAAAAAATCGCCGGCAGAATACCTCGAACTGTTTATCAATTTTAAACTAAAAGTTGTTGAGGCTGAAGCCTTAAAAATGGATACCAGCCAATCATTTATTAATGAACTGGCGGGTTACAGAAAAGAGGTAGCAGCTCCTTATCTTACCGATATTGATTTTAACGAACAACAGGTACAAGAACTCTATCGCCGAATGACGCTTGAAGTTGATGCCAGTCATATTTTACTTCGCATTGAACCCAATACTTCGCCACAAAAGAAAAAAGAAGTACTGGATAAAATTTCTGCAATTAAGGATGAGATAATGGCCGGCAAACCGTTTGACGACGCAGCCATGGAGTATTCAGAAGATCCATCGGCGCAAACCAACAAAGGACGACTTGGCTATTTTTCGGCATTTACCATGGTTGCTCCTTTTGAAGATGCAGCGTTTAATACACCCGTTGGAGAAGTTTCGGATCCGATAAAAACGGACTTTGGCTATCACCTGATAAAAGTACACGATGTTCGTCAGAACAAAGGTGAAATACAGGTGGCCCACATCATGAAAAATATTCCGAGCGAAGCACCTGCCGAAGAAAAAATAAAAGCCAAAGCGGCCATCGATTCCATTTACCAGTTATTGCTTGATGGGGCCGATTTTGCAGAACTGGCAAAAAAAGAATCTCAGGATCGTCGTTCTGCAGTTCGTGGTGGCGAAATGCCATGGTTTTCGGCCGGAAGAATTGTGTCTGAATTTTCAGGCCCGGCCTTTGCATTAAAAAATAACGGCGACATTTCGAAACCGGTGGAAACGCCATTTGGTTATCACATTATCAAAAGGCTGAATGCCAGACCGGTTCCACCTTTCGAAGAAGCACGCGCTTCAATTGAAAGTCAAATTAAAAAGGATGCCACTCGTTTGGCTTCGGGGAAAAAAGTCTTTATTGAAAAGCTTAAAAAAGAATACAATTTCGCTGAAAACAAAGCAGCTATAGAAGAATTGGCAAAATTAAGTATTTCGGATGACGCTGTTTTGCCAGAGGACACTTTATTCACCATCGACAATAAAAACTTTGGAGCAAAGGAATTATCAGCATTCATTTCCCAACAAAAGATATCAAGCGGATCGTACTTAGCGGTATATGATACCTGGGTGATATATGAAATTACCAGGCTTGAAGATTCGAAACTGGAAGATAAATATCCGGAGTTCCGCTACCTGATGAACGAGTACCACGACGGGATTCTGCTCTTCAATATTTCGCAGGAAAAAATCTGGAACTTTGCTGCACAGGATACCGCCGGACTTGAAAAATTCTACGAAAAAGATAAAGACAAACACTTGTGGGGCGAACGTTTCAAAGGGCATATAATTACCTGCAAAAATGTTTCGGTTCGCGAAGAAGCTGAAAATCTTTTTGGCGCAGGTATGAATGCCGATGAAGTACTGGCACACATCAACGGAAATGACGAAGAGTTAATTTCAATAGAATCCGGAGCATGGGAAGAAGCGCAAAACCCAATAGTTGATTATTACGTTTGGAACGGCAAAGATCCGGAAGATTTTGATAGTTCGACCACTTTTATACGTGGCGACAAAATTGAGCCGGAGCCAAAAACATTGGATGAAGCAAGAGGATTGTTTATTTCGGATTACCAGGATTACCTTGAAAAACAATGGCTTAAAGAATTACGATCGAAACACAAGGTAAAAGTGAATAAAAAACTGCTAAAAACCATCGAGAGTGTTTAAAGGTCGGTTCACATATGGTTTTATTATTTTTTTGGCAGTTATCATTGTCGGATGTACATCGGATAGTGCAGATGAACCGCTTGCAAGTGTCGGAGAAAAAGTGCTTTACAGATCGAAAGTTGAAGAAGTTTTGCCGAAAGGAATAAGTACTGAAGACAGTGTTTCGATGAGCAACGATTATATCGACAAATGGATTAAGCAGGAACTTCTGATACAAAAAGCCGACGAAAACCTGAGTGCCGAACAGAAAGATTTGCGTGAAGAGCTGGAAGAATATCGTAACTCACTCATCATTTACAAATACAAAAATGAGCTGATGAAACAGCGCATGGATACCGTGGTTACCGATGAACAGATTGAAACGTATTACAACAATAATCAATCGAACTTTAACCTGAATTACAGCATTGTAAAAGCAACATTTGTAATGATACCGGGAGAACTGGCAAATCCGGAGTTGGTTAAAGAACTGGTGGCCGATACTTCGCCCGAAGGATTGGATGAGTTGCGGGATTATTGCGGACAATATGCAAAAAAGGTAAACATTTCGGCCGATGAATGGATTAGTTTTCAGGCACTGAAAAAGAATTTCCCGGCAGAGGTGGAAGACGATGCCCGTTTTCTTAGCCGCAACCAACTGTATGAAATGAATGATTCAAATTATTATTATCTTGTCAGCATTCATGATTATAAATTAACCAACGATCTGGCACCGATTGATTTTGTGCGAAACAATATTAAGAACCTGATCCTGAATCAACGTAAAATCAGGTTTCTTAAAGAAATTGAAGAAAACATTTACACGGAAGGTGTAAGAAAGAAGAAATTCAGAAAATATGAAACGAAAACAAATTAGCGAAAATATGATGACTAGAATTTTTGTAACAATGATGCTAATGCTTGCGGTACTTACCGGGGCAAACGCTCAGGATAAAGTTATCGACCAGATTGTAGCCGTGGTTGGTGGTAACATTATTTTGAAATCCGACATCGAAAATATGCACATCAATAATCAGGCACAGGGACTTACCTCTGAAGGCGATATGAAGTGCGAGATACTGGAAGATTTTTTGATTAACAAACTACTGGTTGCCGAGGCAGAACTGGATACATTAATTACAGTAACACCGAGCCAGGTTAATCAGCAAATGGACGGACAGTTGCAAATGTACCTGCAACATTTTGGCACTGAAAGTGCCGTTGAAGCCTATTTCAACAAGCCAATTGCCAGCATTAAAGCTGATATGCAGGAAGCTATTCGCGAACAATTATTAAGTCAGCAAATGCGCTCAAAAATTGTTGAGAATGTAACAGTTACTCCATCAGAGGTGCGTTACAACTACCGCAACCTGAGTAAAGATGAAATTCCAACTATTCCGGCGCAATACGAGTATGCACAAATAACTGTTCAGCCACAGATTGACCTGGAGGAAGAAAACCGAGTAAAGGCCAAATTGCGCGAGATTAAAAAACGTATTGAAAACGGTTCGAGCTTTGCCGCCATGGCTGTGATTTATTCTGAGGGACCATCGGCAAAAGACGGTGGTGTTATTGGATACTCGGGACGAGCACAACTTGATCCGGCTTATGCATCTGCAGCTTTCAACCTGAAAGGCGACAAAGTTTCGAACGTGGTAAAAAGTGCTTTCGGATATCACATTATTCAGCTTGTTGACAAACAAGGAGGTAAAGTAAACACGCGTCATATTTTGATGAAACCTAAAGTTTCGGTAGAAGCAAAAGAGGAAGCCTACGAACGATTGGACAGCCTTGCCAACCTGATTCGCAAAGATGAAATTGCATTCGATCAGGCTGCGCAAATGTTTTCGTACGATAAAAATACCAGAAACAATGGCGGTATTGCGATTAACATGAACACCATGTCGTCGAAATTTTCGATTGAAGAAGTTGATGCCGACGTAAGTAAAATAATTACTCAAATGAACATCAATGAGATTTCAGAGCCTTTTGAAACCATTGACATGGAAAACCAGCAGGAGGTGTATAAAATTATCAAGCTGCTAAAGAAAACAGACGCACACAAGGCTAACCTGCAGGACGACTACCAGACACTTGCAGAAATGTACCTGGCCAAAAAGAAAGAACAGGTGCTGCAGGAATGGATAGCTGATCGCCAGTCGCAAACCTATATTCGCATCGACAGAACTTACGCCAATTGCAACTTTCAATTTGACAACTGGATTAAATAACCCACGAATTTTTATTTATGAATTTTAAAAACGACGTTGAAGCCTTAGATGCTCTTCAGGCAAAATACGAGGACCTGAAGAAAGAGATAACAACAGTAATTTATGGACAAGATGAGATTGTAACCCAGGTTTTAATTTCATTGTTTAGCCGCGGACACGTTTTACTAATTGGTGTTCCGGGACTTGCAAAAACATTATTGGTAACAACTATTGCCAAAATTCTGGGATTAAAATACAACCGCATCCAATTTACTCCCGATCTGATGCCATCGGATATTATCGGCACGGAAATTCTCGACAATGAGCGTAACTTCAAATTCATACAGGGACCACTGTTTGCCAACATTATCCTGGCCGACGAAATAAACCGTACACCGCCAAAAACACAGTCGGCGTTATTGGAAGCCATGCAGGAACGTGCAATAACTGCAGCCGGTCAGCATTTTGAGTTAGACAGACCGTTTTTTGTTTTGGCAACACAAAACCCAATTGAGCAGGAAGGAACTTATCCCCTGCCCGAGGCGCAACTCGACCGTTTTATGTTTTCGGTATGGCTTGATTATCCAAAACTTGAAGACGAAATTACGATTGTAAAAAATACGACCAGCATACAAAATGCCGAGTTGAAACCGGTTATTTCAGGAAAAGAAATTCTCTATTACCAGGATTTAATTCGTAAAATTCCGGTAAATGATAATGTATTGCGTTATGCAGTTACACTTGCAGCAAAGACACGTCCGGAGAATGAGAATTCGGCAGAGATAGCTAACGACTACCTGAAATGGGGTGCCGGACCGCGTGCATCTCAATACCTGGTTTTGGGTGCAAAAACGCATGCTGCATTGCATGGAAAGTATTCGCCCGACATTGAGGACGTAAAAGCTGTTGCCCCATCAATATTAAGGCACCGTATTATAAAAAATTACAAAGCCGAAGCTGAAAATATTTCAATCGACGAAATCATCGACAAACTGCTTTAATGTCATTTTATCGTATTAATATAAGCGCCGGATTGCGCACTTTGACCTCGCTCGTCCTCCTCTTTATACTTCTACTGGCATCCGAAAAAGGTAATGCCCAGGAAAAGAAACGAGTGGAAATTCTACAGGCAGAATCATTAGAACAAAGTGAGAATATTGCTAACGCCCAGCGTTTGATTAACGACGTAATTATCCGGCACGAAGGAGTTTTAATGTATTGCGACAGCGCTTACACCTATGAAGGTACAAACCGTGTTGATGCTTTTGGCAATGTACATATTAACCAGGGAGACACCTTGCACTTGTATGCCAGAAAAGTTTTTTATGATGGCGACCGCAGTTTTGCACAAGCTATAAATAATGTAAAGCTGGTAAATCCTGAAATGACGCTGTATACCGATACGTTGGATTACGACATGAACCTGAATGTTGGCTATTACGACTGTTTTGGAAAGATTGTAGACAGCACCAACGTTCTCACTAGTAAAGTCGGTAAATATTTCCTCGACAATAATGAAGCGCATTTTACCGACAGTGTGGTAGGTTACTCCGACAAATATACCATCGACAGCGAAGACCTGCGTTACAACACGCAAACCGAGGTCATCTATTTTAAAGGGCCAACAACTATTCGCGACTCGGTTAATACACTGTACGCTGAAGATGGTTGGTACAATACTCAAAGTGGTGAGGCGGATCTAAATCTGCATCCAATGGTTTATAACGATACACAATCGATTGAAGCCAAACAAATTAGCTACAATAAAGAGAATGGAGATGGTTACGCCGAAGGGAATGTGCATATTGAGGACTACGAAAACCGAACGATAATTAAAGGGAACAAAGTAGTTTACAATGATGAAAAAGAAACGGCCGTTGCTACCGACTCGGCTGTCTTTATTTCTTACAATGAAACCGACAGCCTCTTTCTGCATGCCGATACCTTAAAAAGCATTCCCGACACAATTGAGGGAGAAAACCTGGTGATGGCATATTACGGCGTGCGCTTTTTCCGCAATGATGTGCAGGGTATTTGCGACTCGCTCATGTATTTTACCAAAGACTCGCTGGTACAACTTCACCGAAATCCTGTGATTTGGAGCGAACAACACCAGCTTAGTGCCGAATACATCGAAATGATTCAACATACCAACGCGCCGAATGAAATGCACATGATGAAAAATAGTTTTATCATTTCGAAACAGGACACAGGACGGTTCGATCAAATTAAAGGGAAGGACATGACCGGCTACATCGTTAATGGCAAACTTCGCAATATCGATGTTGACGGCAACGGACAAACCTTGTATTATGCCCGCGACAAGGAGGCTGTTATTGGTCTGAACAGAGCTGAAAGCAGTAATATAGGAATTCGCTTTAAAGACGGACAGGTTCATGCAATTGCATTTCAGAAACAACCCGAGGGGCAACTAAAACCTATTTTAAATCTGGAAGAGGGAGAAAAAACACTGCCCGGATTCGAATGGAAAATAGAACTCCGACCACTTTCGAAAAATGACATTTTTGAGCGATCGGAAAAGAAAGCAGAAGTAACAAAGCAAGAGAATAGCCCAACTGATCAGTAATTGATTATAACTTGAAACAGATTTATCTTCGTGCCCCGGCGATATTACAACTTTTTAAACTATTGCCTTTCTAATTTTTACTTTTGCCTGAAAATAAAAGTTACTCTAATGTTAACACAAAACAGACATTTCAGTATTATTCTTCTTTTTTTAAGAAAAAACGCCCATTTCATTTTCATTTTAAAATAATATTTTCATATTTGCAGGAAATCATAAGCAAATGACAAAAAATATCAACATTTCTATTCTTAACCTCATTATTGGTATCCTTCTTCTAACAAGGAAGAAATGAGAATGGTATGTTGATTAACGATATTGGATTAAAGAAGCCATTCTCACATTGAGGATGGCTTTTTTCATGATAGAAAAAGTTCGAAGCGCGAAGTCAGAAGACAGAAGTAGAAAAATTCTTCCGACTCCCGTCTCCGGTCTTCCGGTCAAATGGTTATGATTTGAAACAGACGATTTGATAAAACAGTATAACAAGAATTGAAAAACAAATAGATCATGAGCGACAGACTTTACATTTTCGACACAACTTTGAGGGACGGAGAACAGGTCCCCGGTTGTCAGTTGAACACAGTAGAAAAGATTGAAGTTGCCAAAGCATTGCAGGAATTGGGAGTTGATGTAATTGAAGCAGGATTCCCCATTTCGAGCCCCGGCGATTTTGAATCGGTAGTAGAGATTTCGAAAGCGGTTACATGGCCAACAATTACAGCCTTAACCCGCGCAGTACAAAAAGATATTGATGTTGCAGCCGAATCACTCAAGTACGCCAAAAAAGGTCGTATTCACACTGGTATCGGAACATCAGATTTTCATATTTACCACAAACTCAACTCAAACCCTGATGCGATTATCGAACGTGGTGTTGAGGCGGTTAAATACGCAAAAAAATACGTTGAAGATGTAGAGTTTTATGCTGAAGATGCAGGGCGTACCGGAAACGAGTACCTGGCCCGCGTTATTGAGGCAGTAATTAAAGCCGGTGCTACTGTTGTAAATATACCGGATACCACCGGTTACACATTGCCACACGAATTTGGTGCAAAAATCAAATACCTGATGGACAACGTGCCAAACATCCACAAAGCGATTATCTCAACGCACTGTCATAACGATTTGGGAATGGCAACAGCCAACACTGTTTCGGGAATCCTGAATGGTGCCCGCCAGGCAGAGGTTACCATTAACGGAATTGGCGAACGCGCCGGAAACACCTCGTTGGAAGAGGTGGTAATGACATTAAAAACACATTACAAAGCACTGGGAATTGAAACAGGTGTAAATACCAAGAAAATTTACGGTACAAGCCGATTGGTTTCTACTTTGATGAACATGCCGGTGCAGCCTAACAAAGCTGTTGTTGGACGTAACGCATTTGCCCACTCGTCGGGTATTCACCAGGATGGTGTATTGAAAAACCGCGAGAACTACGAGATTATGGATCCAACAGACGTGGGCATCAACGAATCGGCAATTTTATTGACTGCACGAAGTGGTCGCGCAGCGTTGAAACACCGTTTGGAGTTGTTAGGATTCGAGTTGGATAAAGAAAAACTTGACGAGGTTTACGAAGAGTTCCTGAAACTGGCCGACAAGAAAAAAGATATTCGTGATGACGATATCGCGTTGTTGGTTGGCGATGCAACACGTAAAGAACACCGCATTAAATTGGATTACCTGCAAGTTGTTACCGGAAAGAGCCTGAAACCAATGGCAACTGTACGCCTGAACATTTCAGGTGAGAAATTCGATGCCACTTCTGATGGTAACGGTCCGGTTGATGCAGCAATTAAAGCGGTTAAAAAAATTATTCACCGTCAGGTAGTTATCGAGGAATTCCTGGTACAAGCAATTACCCGCGGTAGCGATGACATTGGTAAAGTACACATGCAGGTGGAATACGAAGATGCGATCTACCATGGTTTTGGTGCTCACACCGACATTATTACGGCTTCGGTTGAGGCCTTTTTAGATGCCATTAACAAACTGCCGGCAGCATTGTAAATTATAGAGTATAACGCTGTCATTTCGACGACGCAGGAGGAGAAATCTGTTTACTTTAAGTTGACAGATTTCTCAGTCTTTCATCCTTCGAAATGACATCAAAATAAAATCATGACAGCAAAAACATTATTTGATAAGATTTGGGATGCACATGTAGTGAAACAGGTAGAAGGCGGCCCAAATGTATTGTATATCGACCGTCACTTTATTCACGAAGTAACGAGTCCGGTGGCCTTCTTAGGATTGAAAAACCGCGGATTGAAAGTTTATCGTCCGGATCAAACTACAGCTACTCCCGACCATAACGTTCCTACTATCAACCAGCACATGTCGATCAAAGACGAACTTTCGCGCAACCAGGTTGACATGCTGAAAAAGAACTGCGATGAGAACGGTATTGTTTATCACGGTTTAGGAACTGAAGGTCACGGTGTGGTACACATTATTGGCCCTGAAATGGGATTAACCCAGCCGGGAATGACCATTGTTTGTGGCGACAGCCACACATCTACTCACGGAGCTTTTGGTGCCATTGCTTTTGGTATTGGTACCAGCGAGGTGGAAATGGTTTTGGCCAGCCAGTGCATTATGCAGCCTAAACCAAAGAAAATGCGCATCACCGTTAACGGAACTTTAGACAAAGGTGTAACGGCAAAAGATATCGCACTTTACATTATTTCTAAAATATCGACCAGTGGTGGTACCGGTCACTTTATCGAGTATGCAGGTTCGGCAATTACCAGCCTGACAATGGAAGGCCGTATGACACTTTGTAACCTGAGTATTGAAAGTGGTGCCCGTGGCGGTATGATTGCTCCGGATGAAACAACTTTCAATTATGTAAAAGGCCGTCAGTTTGCACCAAAAGGTGAAGACTGGGACATAGCCATGGAAAAATGGGCGGAATTAAAATCAGACGAAGATGCCGTTTTTGATACGGAATACACTTTTGATGCTGCTGACATTGAGCCGATGATTACTTACGGAACAAACCCTGGAATGGGAATTGGTGTTTCGCAAACGATTCCAACTTCAGAAGGATTGTCGGGAACCGATAAAACAACGTATCAGAAATCGTTGCAATACATGGGATACAACGAAGGCGATGCCATGAAAGGCAAACCGGTTGATTTTGTATTCCTGGGAAGCTGTACTAACGGTCGTATTGAGGATTTCCGCGAATTTGCCGCTTTTGTTAAAGGCAAGAAAAAAGCCGATAACGTTACGGCGTGGTTGGTCCCAGGATCAAAACAGGTACAGAACCAAATTGAAGCCGAAGGACTTGTTCCGATTTTGGAAGAAGCAGGTTTTGAGTTGCGTCAGCCGGGATGTTCTGCATGTCTGGCAATGAACGACGATAAAATACCAATGGGGAAATATTCTGTTTCAACGTCGAACAGAAACTTTGAAGGTCGCCAGGGACCGGGTGCTCGCACTTTGCTTGCAAGCCCACTTACAGCTGCAGCAGCCGCAGTATCTGGTGTAATTGCAGATCCTAGAGACTTGATGTAGAACCGCAAAGCGCGAAGCGCAAAGAGCAAAGCGAAAAAGGTCGCAAAGCTCAATGCTCTTGGCACTATGCTCAATTATAAAAACATGGCATACGATAAATTTTCAAAAATAAATTCACCGGCAGTACCTCTGCCCTACGAAAATGTAGATACCGACCAGATTATTCCTGCCCGCTTTTTGAAAGCGGTGGAACGTAAAGGATTTGGCGATAACCTTTTCCGCGACTGGCGGTATGAAAACGATGGAAGTCCGAAAGCTGATTTCCCGTTAAACAACGATAAATATTCAGGTAAAATCCTGGTAGGCGGTAAGAACTTTGGTAGCGGATCGAGCCGTGAGCACGCCGCATGGGCCCTCTACGATTATGGTTTCCGTGTGGTAGTTTCAAGCTTTTTCGCCGATATTTTTAAAGGAAACGCCTTGAACAACGGACTATTACCGGTTGTTGTTTCACCAGAGTTCCTTGAGAAAATCTTTGCTCAGATTGAAAAAGATGCAGATTCAACTTTCGAAGTCGATCTTCCAAATCAGAAATTCACTATAACAGCTACAGGTGAATCGTCTGATTTCGAGATCAATCCGTACAAAAAACATTGTTTGCAAAACGGATTGGATGATATCGACTACCTGGTTGAAATGAAGGAGCAGATTGCAGAATTTGAGGCTAATTAGTTGCTGTCATTTCGAACCTGAAGAATGAAGGTGAGAAATCTGTTTCAATTAACAGATTTCTCGTCGTTCCTCCTCGAAATGACATGATAAATTGAAACAGACAGACAAAAATGACAGGCAAAGCAGTAGAAATTTCAGGTAAACGCCTTACTATAATGGACACTACCCTGCGCGATGGCGAACAAACTTCAGGAGTTTCGTTCAGCGACGGGGAAAAACTAAGTGTGGCCAAGGTGTTGCTTGAGGATGTGAAAGTGGACCGCATTGAAATTGCCTCAGCACGGGTATCGGAAGGAGAATTCAAAGGTACTCAGAAAGTAATGCAATGGGCCACTCAAAAAGGTCACCTCGAAAAAGTTGAGGTTTTAGGATTTGTTGATGGAAA
This genomic window contains:
- a CDS encoding 2-isopropylmalate synthase, yielding MSDRLYIFDTTLRDGEQVPGCQLNTVEKIEVAKALQELGVDVIEAGFPISSPGDFESVVEISKAVTWPTITALTRAVQKDIDVAAESLKYAKKGRIHTGIGTSDFHIYHKLNSNPDAIIERGVEAVKYAKKYVEDVEFYAEDAGRTGNEYLARVIEAVIKAGATVVNIPDTTGYTLPHEFGAKIKYLMDNVPNIHKAIISTHCHNDLGMATANTVSGILNGARQAEVTINGIGERAGNTSLEEVVMTLKTHYKALGIETGVNTKKIYGTSRLVSTLMNMPVQPNKAVVGRNAFAHSSGIHQDGVLKNRENYEIMDPTDVGINESAILLTARSGRAALKHRLELLGFELDKEKLDEVYEEFLKLADKKKDIRDDDIALLVGDATRKEHRIKLDYLQVVTGKSLKPMATVRLNISGEKFDATSDGNGPVDAAIKAVKKIIHRQVVIEEFLVQAITRGSDDIGKVHMQVEYEDAIYHGFGAHTDIITASVEAFLDAINKLPAAL
- a CDS encoding peptidylprolyl isomerase; translated protein: MNRIFFSLVLFLVFTLGAFAQQSDIILKVGHQEISKDEFEHIYRKNNNNLYSDTDKKSPAEYLELFINFKLKVVEAEALKMDTSQSFINELAGYRKEVAAPYLTDIDFNEQQVQELYRRMTLEVDASHILLRIEPNTSPQKKKEVLDKISAIKDEIMAGKPFDDAAMEYSEDPSAQTNKGRLGYFSAFTMVAPFEDAAFNTPVGEVSDPIKTDFGYHLIKVHDVRQNKGEIQVAHIMKNIPSEAPAEEKIKAKAAIDSIYQLLLDGADFAELAKKESQDRRSAVRGGEMPWFSAGRIVSEFSGPAFALKNNGDISKPVETPFGYHIIKRLNARPVPPFEEARASIESQIKKDATRLASGKKVFIEKLKKEYNFAENKAAIEELAKLSISDDAVLPEDTLFTIDNKNFGAKELSAFISQQKISSGSYLAVYDTWVIYEITRLEDSKLEDKYPEFRYLMNEYHDGILLFNISQEKIWNFAAQDTAGLEKFYEKDKDKHLWGERFKGHIITCKNVSVREEAENLFGAGMNADEVLAHINGNDEELISIESGAWEEAQNPIVDYYVWNGKDPEDFDSSTTFIRGDKIEPEPKTLDEARGLFISDYQDYLEKQWLKELRSKHKVKVNKKLLKTIESV
- a CDS encoding AAA family ATPase; protein product: MNFKNDVEALDALQAKYEDLKKEITTVIYGQDEIVTQVLISLFSRGHVLLIGVPGLAKTLLVTTIAKILGLKYNRIQFTPDLMPSDIIGTEILDNERNFKFIQGPLFANIILADEINRTPPKTQSALLEAMQERAITAAGQHFELDRPFFVLATQNPIEQEGTYPLPEAQLDRFMFSVWLDYPKLEDEITIVKNTTSIQNAELKPVISGKEILYYQDLIRKIPVNDNVLRYAVTLAAKTRPENENSAEIANDYLKWGAGPRASQYLVLGAKTHAALHGKYSPDIEDVKAVAPSILRHRIIKNYKAEAENISIDEIIDKLL
- a CDS encoding OstA-like protein codes for the protein MSFYRINISAGLRTLTSLVLLFILLLASEKGNAQEKKRVEILQAESLEQSENIANAQRLINDVIIRHEGVLMYCDSAYTYEGTNRVDAFGNVHINQGDTLHLYARKVFYDGDRSFAQAINNVKLVNPEMTLYTDTLDYDMNLNVGYYDCFGKIVDSTNVLTSKVGKYFLDNNEAHFTDSVVGYSDKYTIDSEDLRYNTQTEVIYFKGPTTIRDSVNTLYAEDGWYNTQSGEADLNLHPMVYNDTQSIEAKQISYNKENGDGYAEGNVHIEDYENRTIIKGNKVVYNDEKETAVATDSAVFISYNETDSLFLHADTLKSIPDTIEGENLVMAYYGVRFFRNDVQGICDSLMYFTKDSLVQLHRNPVIWSEQHQLSAEYIEMIQHTNAPNEMHMMKNSFIISKQDTGRFDQIKGKDMTGYIVNGKLRNIDVDGNGQTLYYARDKEAVIGLNRAESSNIGIRFKDGQVHAIAFQKQPEGQLKPILNLEEGEKTLPGFEWKIELRPLSKNDIFERSEKKAEVTKQENSPTDQ
- a CDS encoding peptidylprolyl isomerase, producing the protein MKRKQISENMMTRIFVTMMLMLAVLTGANAQDKVIDQIVAVVGGNIILKSDIENMHINNQAQGLTSEGDMKCEILEDFLINKLLVAEAELDTLITVTPSQVNQQMDGQLQMYLQHFGTESAVEAYFNKPIASIKADMQEAIREQLLSQQMRSKIVENVTVTPSEVRYNYRNLSKDEIPTIPAQYEYAQITVQPQIDLEEENRVKAKLREIKKRIENGSSFAAMAVIYSEGPSAKDGGVIGYSGRAQLDPAYASAAFNLKGDKVSNVVKSAFGYHIIQLVDKQGGKVNTRHILMKPKVSVEAKEEAYERLDSLANLIRKDEIAFDQAAQMFSYDKNTRNNGGIAINMNTMSSKFSIEEVDADVSKIITQMNINEISEPFETIDMENQQEVYKIIKLLKKTDAHKANLQDDYQTLAEMYLAKKKEQVLQEWIADRQSQTYIRIDRTYANCNFQFDNWIK
- the guaB gene encoding IMP dehydrogenase, with translation MSFLEDKIQFEGLTFDDVLLIPSYSELLPREVDLSSRFTRNIVINTPILSAAMDTVTESKMAIAIAREGGIGVIHKNMGIEEQAHQVTTVKRAENGMIYDPITITPEKKVKDALDFMAKYKIGGIPVVDGHGHLVGIVTNRDLRFELNMRRPISEVMTTENLVSTTESTDLHKAAEILQRHKIEKLPVVDKENKLIGLVTYKDITKAKDKPLACKDEKGRLRVAAGVGIAGDTMDRVDELVRAQVDALVIDTAHGHTKGVIEMLKRVKAKYPEKDVVAGNIATAEAAKLLVSAGADAVKVGIGPGSICTTRVIAGVGVPQLSAIYNVSKAIKDSGVPVIGDGGIRYSGDIVKGLAAGADSMMAGGLFAGVEESPGETILYQGRKFKAYRGMGSVEAMQKGSKDRYFQDMEEDIKKLVPEGIAARVPFKGSLYEVLYQLLGGLRAGMGYCGAKNIKVLQEAKFTRISNAGVQESHPHDVSITREAPNYSSRQ